The nucleotide sequence AGAGAATCCAGTAGCTGCCGTAAAGAAGCCTAAAGCAAAAAAAGGAGAAAAAAAGAAACGAGCTGAAGTCTATGATGAAGATGAAGTTCGGGCTCTCTTTGCTGCAGCGCAAAGTGAACCGATGCATTGGCGTGTATTTCTTTCTCTCGCTCTAGCTGCTGGATTAAGAAGAAGTGAATTATTAGGAATTGAATTGTCTAAAATTAATATAGAAAAACAAGAAATTTTCATCGATCAGGCTATTGTTCGCGGCAAAAACGGAAAGCCTGTTATTAAGAATACAAAAAGTGATGCTTCTGAACGGTTAATCTCTTTGCCTTCTTCTGTCACATTGGAACTAAAACAATACATTCACCAACTTAAAAAAGAAAGGTTGAAATCTGGTGATGATTGGGTAGAAAAAGAACATGAATGGTTATTCTGTAATATTGACGGAACTCACTTTTATCCAACCACCCCTTCTACCTGGTGGCGACGATTTACCAAACGGGCTGGCGTACGTTACATAAGGCTGCATGATCTACGTCACACATCAGCTACCTTATTAATCAATCAGGGTGTCCATGCAAAAATTATTTCAGAACGTCTTGGTCATGCTGATATTCGGATCACAATGGACACTTATGGCCATGCATTAAAAAAAGCAGATCAAGAAGCTGCAGACAAATTGGATGAGCTATTTTTGAGTGAAAAAAAGCAAGGTTAAAAAAATCGGTCCCCAATCGGGACCCATTTGCTTATTTATTTTTAATTGCTTAATCTTGGGCATAAGAAAAACCCTTG is from Bacillus sp. PK3_68 and encodes:
- a CDS encoding site-specific integrase, with translation MASIEKRGKGSYRLTVELGYDHEGNRIKRRKTVKCKGITEARKELAKFVTEVESGEYITPEKMLFSAFVDEWQENHGNNELGEQTMESYRMYLKNHILPFFGSMRLNEVKPIHVIKFLSEAQRTDGQGELSVGSKQYLYRILRDIFQRAVDWKKIKENPVAAVKKPKAKKGEKKKRAEVYDEDEVRALFAAAQSEPMHWRVFLSLALAAGLRRSELLGIELSKINIEKQEIFIDQAIVRGKNGKPVIKNTKSDASERLISLPSSVTLELKQYIHQLKKERLKSGDDWVEKEHEWLFCNIDGTHFYPTTPSTWWRRFTKRAGVRYIRLHDLRHTSATLLINQGVHAKIISERLGHADIRITMDTYGHALKKADQEAADKLDELFLSEKKQG